AATGGCCTTCTCCTGAACCGTGGTATCGACATTGACACGCTTCATATGCTGCCTGGTCAGATGCTTTTCCCGCTTGGCTGTTTCAAGAGTCTCACTCAGTAGCTGCTCCACATTCTTCGGACCTATCCGTTGCCGCCAACGCGTCATGGAGGTTGGATCCACAGGCAGGTCATGAATGAAAAATTCGAAACCACAAAAATATTGCCAATAACCATTTTCCAGCAATCGAGCAACAACAGATTCGTCGCTTTCATCGAAGGCGTGTTTCAGGTAATGCAGGCCGACCATTAAGCGCGTCGGCTTTCCGGGGCGCCCTTTGTTCTCGGAGTAAAGGCTGCCAAACTTGTTATCAAAGGTCGACCAGTCTATTTGATCAGCAAGCACAAACAGCGGATGCTTACGATTTAGAATGTGGTCGAGTCGCGACCGAAAAAGGTCGTCCTGATTGTTATGATTCGGAGCTTTTGGCTTCATAAAATCACCTTGTTTTAGGGGTCCAATAACTATTTATGGTGATTTTAACAGCACTAAATCAATAAATAAACCAATAAATTCAACTAGTTATGAATTTTTCAGGCACAACTAATTAGGGCCATATTTTCCGGTATGCTCCGACTGAGGATCAGAACATTTATTATCTCTCCACTGACAACCTGACTGTGGGGACTTGGGAATTACAAGTTGCGCTGGATGATGACAAGGATCAGCTTGCATACTTCTGGATACCGATCATGTGAAGTCAGTAGTATTTGTTCGTATATATGTGGGGAAATGCGCCCCTATGTCAGGGCGGTTAACACTCAGGAACCCCTTTTCGGTGCTATTTGTAGATTGTATTGACAATCAGCACCACATCAATTATGGTTTCACCATGATCCGCAGGGAGATCGAGGATACCGTAAGACGGTACGCCAGGGAGTACCCGGTGGTGACCATCACCGGTCCGCGCCAGTCCGGGAAAACGACCCTGTGCAAAATGGTTTTCCCTGAGATGCCCTACGCCTCCCTCGAGGACCCGGAGGAGAGGGAGTTCGCCCTCAACGACCCGCGAGGTTTCCTGGTGCGATTTCCCGACGGCGCCGTGCTCGACGAGATCCAGCGCGCACCCGACCTGCTCTCGTACATACAGGGCATCGTGGATGAACGGCAGCGACCGGGCCATTTCGTGGTCACAGGCAGCCAGAATTTCGAACTCCTTCAAACCGTCAGCCAATCCCTGGCTGGCCGTACGGCCATCGCAAGACTGCTGCCATTTTCCCTTGCGGAGATCCGCAAACTGCGACCGGCCCCCCTTTCCATGGACGAGGCCATTTACTCCGGCTCCTATCCCCGGATATTCGACAGGAAACTCGACCCCAGGGAGGCTCTCGCCTTTTACTTTGCCACCTACGTGGAGCGGGACCTGCGCCAGCTGATCAACGTCAGGGACCTGTCTGGTTTCGAGATATTTATGAAGCTCTGCGCCGCCAGGTGCGGACAACTGGTGAACCTGTCTTCACTGGGCAACGACTGTGGGGTGGCCCACAACACCGTGAAACAGTGGCTTTCGATCCTGGAAGCGAGCTACATCATCAAGCTGCTCCCACCCTACTACCGGAACCTCGGAAAGAGGCTGGTGAAGACACCCAAGATGTACTTCATCGACACAGGGCTGGCGTCGTACCTGCTTGGTATTCAAAAGGTGGACCACGTCTCGGCCCACCATCTGAAAGGTGCCCTCTTCGAAAACCTTGTCCTTTCGGAACTTATCAAGAGCCGGTTCAACAGGGGAAGAGATGACAACCTCTATTTCCTGAGGGACCGCAAAGGCAAGGAAGTAGACATTTTGCTGGATTACGGTACATCCCTGGACCTCGTGGAAGTGAAAGCTGGTCAGACCATATCTGGCAGCTTCTTTTCGGGGATCGAGTATTACCGTCGTATTTATGCGGAAACGAGAAACTGCCTGCTCGTCTATGGAGGAGCCAAGGCCCACGTCCAGGAAGGCGTGAGTGTTATCCCCTGGAAAGGACTTCCGGATCTGGATATTGAAACACATACTCCGTCATCGGATGTTTCCTTTTCAGGGGAACCTTCCAGAACCTGAAACTGTGAGGCAGACACCCATGAGTATCCAGGTGCTACAAGTTGCAAACCGGGCCGACCTGAAACGCTGGGTCAAGCTGCCCTGCGGGCTCTACGAGGGTGATCCATACCATGTCCCACAGCTTTTCTCCGACGAGCTCGCTTACTTCGACCGGCGCAAGAACCCGGCCTTCGAGATATCGGACGTAAGGCTGCTGCTGGCCGTCGACAACCAGAGACCCCTCGGGAGAGTCTGCGGCATCGTCAACAGCCTTGAATCAGCGAAGCTCGGCTTCAAGCGCGGCCGGTTCGGCTGGTTCGAGTGCGTCGACGATCAGCGGGTGGCCGATCTGCTGCTGGACAGTCTCAAGGACTGGTTTCGCGAAGCGGGCTGTGCCGAGATGAGCGGCCCTCAGGGCTTCACGGACCTCGATGTCGAAGGGCTCCTGGTCGAAGGATTTGATCATCTGCCGACCATCAGCGGAAGCTACAACCATCCCTACTACCAGAAACTCATCGAAAATTACGGGTTTGAAAAGGACGCCGACTACGTGGAATTCCGATCCCGGATCCCGCGGGAATCTTCGCTGCTCGAGAGGTTTCGCAGGCGTTACGCCGGCAACGAGGACTACAAGGTGGTTACCTGTAAAAACCGCAAGGAACTCCTCTCCCACGCCGATGCCTTCTGGGATTTGCTGGAAACCTGTTTCGAGCCGCTGTACGGGGTTACACCTCTGTCCAGGAAGCAGACCGATTTCTACACGAAAAAGTATTTCGGATTTCTGGATCCGAAATACGTCAAGTTGACATTCTCCAGGCAGGGAGAGCTGGTAGGGTTCTTTATCGGGATGCCAAACCTCAGTCGCAGCTTCAAGAGGGCCAACGGACGGCTCCTCCCCTTCGGCCTGCTGCACATACTAAGGGAGTACCGTAAGCCGGAGACCATGGATTTTCTCCTCGCAGGCGTCAAGCCCGGTGAGCCATCCGGCCTTATCATCGCGATCAGCGCCATCGAAATGTACGACACGCTCCGCCGACGCGGCATCCGATACATGGAAACGAACAGGGAGCTGGAGGAAAACACCACCGTCACGGGCATCTGGTCAAAGTTCGAACGGGTCTGGTTTCGCCGCTCCCGGGTCTACCGCCTGGATCTGCGCCAAGACCCATAACGCTGCAACGCCCACGCCGGAGTCATGTACCCCCGGCAAAGCCGGGGGATTTCCCTAAGTATTAAACCGAGGGAGCGTTGAGCCGAGGCTCCTCCCCTCACTCCAACCCTCTCCCCCCCT
The sequence above is a segment of the bacterium genome. Coding sequences within it:
- a CDS encoding ATP-binding protein; translation: MLFVDCIDNQHHINYGFTMIRREIEDTVRRYAREYPVVTITGPRQSGKTTLCKMVFPEMPYASLEDPEEREFALNDPRGFLVRFPDGAVLDEIQRAPDLLSYIQGIVDERQRPGHFVVTGSQNFELLQTVSQSLAGRTAIARLLPFSLAEIRKLRPAPLSMDEAIYSGSYPRIFDRKLDPREALAFYFATYVERDLRQLINVRDLSGFEIFMKLCAARCGQLVNLSSLGNDCGVAHNTVKQWLSILEASYIIKLLPPYYRNLGKRLVKTPKMYFIDTGLASYLLGIQKVDHVSAHHLKGALFENLVLSELIKSRFNRGRDDNLYFLRDRKGKEVDILLDYGTSLDLVEVKAGQTISGSFFSGIEYYRRIYAETRNCLLVYGGAKAHVQEGVSVIPWKGLPDLDIETHTPSSDVSFSGEPSRT
- a CDS encoding transposase → MKPKAPNHNNQDDLFRSRLDHILNRKHPLFVLADQIDWSTFDNKFGSLYSENKGRPGKPTRLMVGLHYLKHAFDESDESVVARLLENGYWQYFCGFEFFIHDLPVDPTSMTRWRQRIGPKNVEQLLSETLETAKREKHLTRQHMKRVNVDTTVQEKAI